In one window of Poriferisphaera corsica DNA:
- a CDS encoding MlaE family ABC transporter permease yields the protein MYSLVINRVGEVGRKVQEQLELLGLFTRFCVSTAIWMIWGGQAFGRFRLLIPQLYYIGTKSMWVVMLVGAFVGMVFGVEAYDQFAAIGQEARLGGIISISVLKQIGPVLAAVMIAGRVGGAISAELGTMKVTEQIDALRVMGTDPIAYLVVPRVIACLIMVPVLTVFSDLLGVLGGWFVIVRGYGVDNGEYWAFSKSFVGPWDIFTGLGKGFFFGGAIGMISCYKGFNCGAGASGVGRAATDAFVTSFIAIIISNFFLATFFKNIYSLIWGSGGPTAFG from the coding sequence ATGTACAGTCTGGTAATTAATCGAGTCGGTGAAGTAGGCAGAAAGGTACAGGAGCAACTTGAGTTGCTTGGCCTTTTCACGCGGTTTTGCGTATCGACTGCAATCTGGATGATTTGGGGTGGCCAAGCATTTGGTCGATTTCGACTGCTGATCCCACAACTATACTATATCGGCACGAAAAGTATGTGGGTGGTGATGTTGGTTGGTGCCTTTGTCGGAATGGTGTTTGGGGTTGAAGCTTACGATCAGTTTGCGGCCATTGGACAAGAAGCAAGGCTAGGCGGGATTATCAGTATTTCTGTTCTGAAGCAGATTGGGCCTGTTCTAGCAGCAGTCATGATTGCGGGTCGCGTTGGTGGTGCGATTAGTGCTGAACTGGGGACGATGAAGGTTACAGAACAAATCGACGCGTTGCGTGTCATGGGGACTGATCCGATTGCATACTTGGTGGTACCACGCGTAATTGCGTGTTTGATTATGGTGCCGGTGCTCACTGTTTTTAGTGATCTGCTTGGTGTATTGGGCGGCTGGTTTGTAATCGTACGCGGTTATGGCGTAGATAATGGTGAGTATTGGGCTTTTTCAAAAAGCTTTGTCGGACCTTGGGATATTTTCACCGGCTTGGGGAAAGGCTTTTTCTTTGGCGGCGCGATTGGAATGATCAGTTGTTATAAAGGATTTAACTGCGGGGCAGGCGCATCGGGTGTTGGACGTGCTGCGACAGATGCTTTTGTTACGAGCTTTATTGCGATCATTATCAGCAACTTCTTCCTCGCGACATTCTTCAAGAATATTTATTCATTGATATGGGGATCCGGTGGGCCAACAGCCTTTGGTTGA
- a CDS encoding DUF192 domain-containing protein produces the protein MKQITQVPMLLILLMALLHVSCSSQPVPSPQDPIKVQIKDQTYTLELAITPQQRFQGLSDRETMPTDQGMLFVFPYPQIQNFVMRRCYFPIDIIYLDPSGRVITTHNMQTVPFDTPEFELPRYSSRYPAQFAIELHGGELEKLHLKEGDLIPLPLQSLKKLAQ, from the coding sequence ATGAAACAAATCACTCAAGTACCCATGCTTCTAATCCTTCTAATGGCATTACTGCATGTTTCATGCTCATCTCAACCCGTACCAAGCCCGCAAGATCCCATCAAAGTGCAGATCAAGGACCAAACATATACGCTTGAGCTCGCAATAACACCTCAGCAGCGATTCCAAGGGCTTTCAGATCGGGAAACCATGCCAACCGACCAAGGCATGCTCTTTGTTTTTCCTTACCCTCAAATACAGAATTTCGTCATGAGACGCTGTTATTTCCCGATCGATATCATTTATCTCGATCCCTCTGGGCGCGTCATTACCACCCATAACATGCAAACCGTTCCATTTGATACTCCCGAGTTCGAGCTGCCTCGCTATTCATCTCGTTATCCTGCTCAGTTTGCCATTGAGCTTCATGGCGGCGAACTCGAAAAACTGCACCTCAAAGAAGGCGATCTTATCCCACTTCCCCTGCAATCCCTTAAGAAGCTGGCCCAATAA
- a CDS encoding PP2C family protein-serine/threonine phosphatase, whose protein sequence is MSKLILIAENQTLQDAAQKHIDTLLSAWHGPDKPQTHFVLAKDLQSSAQTLTTGIAWIWYDNSSSSSLYETLSHVQDAHAPSMITFTSELDPHGSSFDDGIVYCHPDATPDQTAVMIRTLFCQYHMIDGMRREMRVLNAHQGGLADQIGKMDEELRLAAQLQREFLPRELPTLRDVSFQVLWRPAGYVSGDIYDVQRLDENHIGFFVADAVGHGVPAALMTMYIKRSLQTKVIDPDSPRGYRILTPSETLAKLNHDMIERQAGKVRFATACCGLINCETNTLQIARAGHPFPMVLKADGANIMIEPEGGLLGVFPDEIFEQAEVTLNPNDRLLLYSDGFEVAFPQIGTQSSQGRIANEQYLEEFNMLREGHLEEVFDRFCSRLDQQAGSLNQRDDLTVICLAVNEKNAQQNAA, encoded by the coding sequence GTGAGCAAGCTGATTCTCATTGCTGAAAACCAAACGCTTCAGGATGCCGCCCAAAAGCACATCGATACCCTTCTTTCCGCATGGCATGGTCCCGACAAGCCACAAACACATTTTGTTCTTGCCAAAGATTTACAATCCAGCGCCCAAACCCTAACCACCGGCATCGCGTGGATTTGGTACGACAACTCATCATCCTCATCACTCTACGAAACCCTCTCTCACGTTCAGGATGCTCACGCTCCCTCTATGATTACGTTCACCTCAGAACTTGATCCGCATGGCTCCTCATTCGATGATGGCATCGTTTACTGTCACCCTGATGCAACACCAGATCAAACCGCAGTCATGATCCGTACGCTTTTTTGTCAATACCACATGATTGATGGAATGCGTCGCGAGATGCGTGTCCTAAATGCTCATCAAGGCGGGCTTGCCGATCAAATCGGAAAAATGGACGAAGAACTCCGTCTCGCAGCACAGCTTCAAAGAGAATTTTTACCCCGAGAATTGCCCACCCTTCGCGATGTCTCATTCCAAGTCCTTTGGCGTCCCGCAGGTTACGTCTCAGGCGATATCTATGATGTACAACGTCTCGATGAAAACCACATAGGCTTTTTTGTTGCCGATGCTGTTGGGCATGGCGTACCCGCCGCTCTCATGACCATGTACATCAAACGATCACTTCAAACCAAAGTGATCGATCCAGATTCGCCACGTGGTTACCGCATCCTCACGCCATCAGAAACACTTGCAAAACTCAACCACGATATGATCGAGCGTCAAGCAGGCAAAGTCCGCTTCGCCACTGCATGTTGTGGATTAATTAATTGTGAAACAAACACACTTCAGATTGCTCGCGCAGGGCACCCATTCCCCATGGTGCTAAAAGCCGATGGCGCAAATATCATGATCGAGCCTGAAGGTGGCCTACTAGGCGTGTTTCCAGATGAAATATTCGAGCAAGCTGAAGTGACTCTGAATCCGAATGATCGCTTACTTCTATATTCAGATGGTTTTGAAGTCGCCTTCCCACAAATCGGCACACAATCCTCACAAGGCCGTATTGCCAATGAGCAATATCTTGAAGAATTTAATATGCTTCGAGAAGGACACCTCGAAGAGGTATTCGATCGGTTCTGTTCGCGTCTTGATCAACAGGCTGGTTCACTCAATCAACGCGATGACCTCACCGTCATCTGTCTAGCCGTGAATGAGAAGAATGCACAGCAAAACGCAGCCTAA
- the sppA gene encoding signal peptide peptidase SppA, with the protein MTRIHSVTVQLAVLLLSFLSLSACSPMTFVVGLGPSQKELETQVVQSEPGAQTRQVAIIDVSGVIMNAHQPGPLFTEGEHPISLFREKLVKAANDPNVRAIILRINSPGGGVTASDAMYREVLRFKEITNNQKPVIALLMDVAASGGYYLACSADEIVAYPTTVTGSIGVIFQTLSVEPALTRLGVQSNTITSGPNKAAGSPLQAMTPEQRQVLQSMVNNFYKRFTKIVQQARPDIPQDQFETVTDGRVFDGDQALALGLVDQLGDIQTAFEEAKKRAHISKANLTIFHRPLSYVPTPYAATPINPNHSASTSNSPAFSISTSINPSNLPTGFYFLWAPALQ; encoded by the coding sequence ATGACACGGATTCACTCTGTTACCGTACAACTTGCAGTGCTCTTGCTAAGTTTTTTATCCTTATCTGCCTGCTCACCAATGACGTTTGTGGTGGGATTAGGCCCCAGCCAAAAAGAACTTGAAACTCAGGTTGTACAGAGCGAACCCGGAGCACAAACACGCCAGGTAGCCATTATCGACGTCTCAGGCGTCATCATGAACGCACATCAGCCCGGCCCTTTATTTACTGAAGGCGAGCATCCAATTTCACTTTTTAGAGAAAAATTAGTCAAAGCCGCCAATGACCCGAATGTTCGAGCAATCATTTTGCGTATAAATTCTCCTGGCGGCGGTGTGACTGCGTCTGATGCAATGTATCGCGAGGTACTCAGATTCAAAGAAATCACAAACAATCAAAAACCAGTCATTGCGCTCCTCATGGATGTTGCAGCTTCCGGCGGCTACTATCTCGCATGTTCAGCTGATGAAATCGTCGCATACCCAACAACTGTAACCGGATCGATTGGCGTGATCTTTCAAACCCTCTCTGTTGAACCGGCTCTCACCCGCTTAGGCGTACAATCGAATACGATCACTTCAGGCCCGAATAAAGCCGCAGGTTCGCCATTACAGGCGATGACGCCTGAGCAACGCCAGGTACTTCAATCGATGGTAAATAACTTCTATAAGCGTTTTACGAAGATCGTGCAGCAAGCACGCCCCGATATCCCACAGGATCAGTTTGAAACAGTAACCGATGGCCGTGTTTTCGATGGTGATCAAGCGCTAGCATTAGGTCTAGTTGATCAACTGGGGGATATCCAGACCGCCTTTGAAGAAGCCAAAAAACGAGCTCACATATCTAAAGCTAATCTTACAATTTTTCACAGACCACTTTCGTATGTGCCCACCCCATATGCAGCTACGCCAATAAACCCAAATCACTCAGCATCAACATCCAATAGCCCTGCATTTAGTATTTCCACATCAATTAATCCGTCGAATTTACCAACGGGTTTCTATTTCCTCTGGGCACCTGCGCTACAATGA
- a CDS encoding cysteine peptidase family C39 domain-containing protein, giving the protein MQGSANWFLLSALVAVGGWMLGLRLGRNGNPSVGRVGIAVGIILLGTWAWLVRNPSVAVQVIPVSILSMVEGIGAVPIFMLVIGIAWSKSQQTRQKYVVGWACVLGTVYFLHGGIWMLQTTPKESLASEVDRGQYVRQTQYYSCVPAACASALNILGIPTTEAEMGVLTDTRPGSGATMLRAMNGLRKRLATTSFTVELVAPDYNQLKLLPLPAIAPLQFEATMQHMVTLLEISSEHVKLADPTDGILYLNRNEFEEYYLRKVLVFRHKN; this is encoded by the coding sequence ATGCAGGGATCAGCAAATTGGTTCTTACTTTCAGCGCTGGTGGCAGTTGGCGGATGGATGCTTGGCTTACGGCTTGGCCGTAATGGCAATCCATCTGTAGGTAGGGTTGGCATTGCAGTTGGCATCATTCTGCTAGGAACATGGGCTTGGTTGGTCCGTAATCCCTCAGTTGCTGTCCAAGTGATCCCCGTCAGTATACTTAGCATGGTCGAGGGGATTGGTGCGGTCCCAATATTCATGCTCGTTATCGGTATCGCCTGGAGCAAAAGTCAGCAAACACGTCAAAAATATGTCGTTGGATGGGCTTGTGTTTTGGGCACAGTCTATTTTCTGCACGGCGGTATTTGGATGCTTCAGACCACCCCAAAAGAGTCACTAGCTTCAGAAGTCGATCGTGGCCAATATGTCAGACAGACTCAATATTATTCTTGCGTGCCGGCAGCATGTGCTTCAGCTCTGAATATCTTGGGTATTCCGACGACCGAAGCGGAAATGGGTGTACTAACAGATACCAGACCTGGCAGTGGGGCGACCATGCTCCGCGCAATGAACGGCCTGCGAAAACGCCTCGCGACCACATCTTTCACGGTCGAGCTCGTTGCCCCGGATTATAATCAACTGAAATTATTGCCATTGCCTGCCATTGCCCCTTTGCAATTTGAAGCAACGATGCAGCACATGGTCACACTTCTAGAAATCAGCTCTGAGCACGTCAAATTAGCTGACCCCACAGACGGGATCCTATACCTGAACCGAAACGAATTCGAAGAGTACTATCTGAGAAAAGTACTTGTTTTCAGGCATAAAAACTAA
- a CDS encoding acyl-CoA thioesterase, which translates to MISKVRINMIEASKVNSVEVAESPETDTAANNIEIEVRVRYPECDPMNVVHHAVYPVWMEMARTELLRKRGFTYRNIEVAGHFFAVAKLNVKYLKPAFYDDLLTIKAEIKPTAGVKIEHLYEIHRGNEIICRGETTVVCVDRNGKLQPIPEILR; encoded by the coding sequence ATGATTAGCAAGGTACGGATAAACATGATCGAAGCATCAAAAGTCAATTCTGTTGAAGTGGCTGAATCACCCGAAACAGATACTGCCGCAAATAATATCGAGATTGAAGTACGTGTTCGCTATCCGGAATGCGATCCGATGAATGTTGTCCACCATGCTGTATATCCTGTTTGGATGGAAATGGCACGTACGGAATTACTACGAAAACGAGGCTTTACATACCGAAACATTGAAGTGGCCGGTCATTTCTTTGCTGTTGCCAAACTCAATGTCAAATATCTGAAACCTGCATTTTATGACGATTTACTTACGATCAAAGCTGAAATCAAACCCACTGCTGGTGTAAAAATCGAGCATCTATATGAGATCCATCGTGGAAACGAGATCATTTGTCGCGGCGAAACAACCGTCGTTTGTGTAGATCGTAATGGGAAATTACAACCAATTCCGGAAATCCTACGCTAA